The following is a genomic window from Rhodoferax sp. PAMC 29310.
GGCACTTCCAACTCCGCAGCGGCATTGATTGGCGCTGACGGTCAGCTGAACGTGATTCCCCTGGAGGGGCACACCAACGCCATGCCCACGGCGCTGTATTTTTCACAAGAAGACGGACGCATTGAATACGGGTCAGTGGCTCTGGCCACCTACCTGAAGGCCGCGCAGGAACAGGTGATGGGGGGGCGCTTGATGCGCTCCATCAAGAGCCTGCTGGGCAGCAAGCTGATGGACGAGCAAACCCTGGTCAACGGAGAGTTGCTGAGCTTCTTTGACATCGTGGTTCTGTTTTTCAAGGAACTGAAAGCACGCTCCGAAGCCCATGTCGGTCAACCGGTGTACCGAGCCATGCTGGGTCGCCCGGTGCATTTTGTCGACGACAAGCCGGAGCGTGATGCGCTCGCCCAATTGACACTGGCCAAAGCGGCCCATTCGGCGGGTTTTCAGTCAGTGGCGTTTCAACTGGAACCCATTGCGGCCGCTTTCGACTACGAGCGCCGGGTCACCCGCGATACCACCGTGCTGGTGGTGGACATTGGCGGGGGCACCTCGGACTTCACCGTCATTCAACTGGGCCCCGACCGGCAGCAACAAAGCAACCGCAGTCAAGACATCATGGCCACCACCGGCGTGCACTTGGGTGGCACCGACTTTGACCGGCTGCTGAATCTGGGTTGCGTGATGCCGTTTTTAGGCCTCGCCCACACCGGGCCGAATGGGCGCGAGGTACCCAACAGCGTCTTCTTTGACCTGTCGACGTGGCACCTGATTCACCACGCTTACTCACGCAAGAGCATGCACCATGCCACCGAGTTGTGGCGCTCGTACTCTGACCGGCATCTTCACCAACGCCTGATGCATGTGCTGCAGGAGCGTCAGGGCCATCAAATTCTGACGCACGTCGAAAACGCCAAAATCGATTGTTCCATGTCAAACGCGTCGGCCGGCATTGATCTGGACTGCATCGAGTCGGCGTTGACAGCCGAGTTGTCGCCTCAGGCCCTGCAGTCACTGCTGGTCCAGCCTTTGGCAGCCATCGTGCGTTGTGCCCAGGACTGCGTCGCACTGGCTGGC
Proteins encoded in this region:
- a CDS encoding Hsp70 family protein, producing MTHQGNEAVLGIDFGTSNSAAALIGADGQLNVIPLEGHTNAMPTALYFSQEDGRIEYGSVALATYLKAAQEQVMGGRLMRSIKSLLGSKLMDEQTLVNGELLSFFDIVVLFFKELKARSEAHVGQPVYRAMLGRPVHFVDDKPERDALAQLTLAKAAHSAGFQSVAFQLEPIAAAFDYERRVTRDTTVLVVDIGGGTSDFTVIQLGPDRQQQSNRSQDIMATTGVHLGGTDFDRLLNLGCVMPFLGLAHTGPNGREVPNSVFFDLSTWHLIHHAYSRKSMHHATELWRSYSDRHLHQRLMHVLQERQGHQILTHVENAKIDCSMSNASAGIDLDCIESALTAELSPQALQSLLVQPLAAIVRCAQDCVALAGVPSIDVVYLTGGSSALAPLMQGLQHAFPGAETVKGDRFGGVAAGLAWAGHVAGAH